In Quercus robur chromosome 10, dhQueRobu3.1, whole genome shotgun sequence, a genomic segment contains:
- the LOC126702240 gene encoding zinc finger protein SHOOT GRAVITROPISM 5-like isoform X2, translating to MLANNSSSSSLPSSEPFSCLENGINNKRKRRPAGTPDAEVVSLSPKTLLESDRYVCEICNQGFQRDQNLQMHRRRHKVPWKLLKRENPVVRKRVFVCPEPSCLHHDPCHALGDLVGIKKHFRRKHSNHKQWVCEKCSKGYAVQSDYKAHLKTCGTRGHSCDCGRVFSRVESFIEHQDACSMGRLRPESHTLQPACLSRTASSPSPSSETNFSTGPWSAALVMPKQKPTETTFLNPTTITAGDNSSKNTSYHNLELQLSTTSNPIDVSASPKTEEANHSTQLQLSIGSSEFGEKNESNLSNIRNSPKEGTVTSDKAGVVASRLKEQARDQLRLARAEKSYAEEARQQAKRQIELAEQEFANAKRIRQQAQSELDKAQTLKDHAVKQINSTILQITCHACKQQFQARTAVVPPPDENSLVLSYMSSAITTEGEVENENGTVKP from the exons ATGTTAGCCAATAACTCTTCCTCCTCTTCACTTCCTTCTTCTGAGCCATTTTCTTGCTTAGAAAACGGTATTAACAACAAGAGGAAACGAAGGCCAGCAGGAACTCCAG ATGCAGAAGTGGTTTCTCTCTCACCAAAAACACTATTGGAATCGGATCGTTATGTGTGCGAGATCTGCAACCAGGGATTTCAGAGAGACCAGAACCTTCAGATGCATCGTCGAAGGCACAAGGTGCCATGGAAGTTGCTAAAGAGAGAGAATCCAGTGGTGAGAAAACGCGTTTTCGTGTGCCCAGAACCAAGCTGCTTGCACCATGATCCTTGCCACGCTCTGGGTGATCTTGTTGGGATAAAGAAGCATTTCAGAAGGAAGCACAGTAATCACAAACAATGGGTTTGTGAGAAATGTTCCAAAGGTTATGCAGTTCAATCTGATTATAAAGCCCATCTCAAAACCTGTGGCACCAGGGGCCATTCATGTGATTGTGGCCGTGTGTTTTCAAG GGTAGAGAGTTTCATTGAACACCAAGATGCTTGTAGTATGGGCCGTCTCAGGCCGGAATCACATACACTACAACCAGCATGTTTGTCTCGAACGGCTTCAAGTCCTAGCCCATCTAGCGAGACCAATTTCAGCACAGGTCCTTGGTCAGCTGCTTTAGTAAtgccaaaacaaaaaccaacagaAACCACGTTCTTGAACCCTACTACTATTACTGCAGGAGATAATTCATCCAAAAACACAAGCTACCACAACTTGGAGCTTCAGCTCTCAACCACATCAAATCCCATTGATGTCTCGGCTTCCCCAAAGACAGAAGAGGCCAATCATTCTACACAACTTCAACTCTCAATTGGGTCATCagaatttggagagaaaaatgaaTCAAACTTGAGTAATATTAGAAACTCACCCAAGGAGGGCACCGTTACTAGTGACAAAGCTGGGGTGGTTGCGTCAAGGCTCAAAGAACAAGCGCGAGATCAGTTAAGGCTAGCCAGGGCAGAAAAGTCTTATGCTGAAGAGGCTAGACAACAAGCAAAGCGGCAGATTGAATTAGCAGAGCAGGAATTTGCAAATGCAAAGAGAATCAGGCAACAAGCGCAGTCTGAATTAGACAAGGCTCAGACTCTGAAAGACCATGCAGTGAAGCAAATCAATTCCACTATTCTTCAAATAACTTGTCATGCTTGCAAACAACAATTTCAAGCAAGAACAGCGGTGGTCCCTCCTCCTGATGAGAACTCTCTAGTATTGAGTTATATGTCCTCAGCCATAACAACAGAAGGTGAAGTAGAAAACGAAAATGGAACTGTTAAGCCATAG
- the LOC126702240 gene encoding zinc finger protein SHOOT GRAVITROPISM 5-like isoform X1, translating to MLANNSSSSSLPSSEPFSCLENGINNKRKRRPAGTPDPDAEVVSLSPKTLLESDRYVCEICNQGFQRDQNLQMHRRRHKVPWKLLKRENPVVRKRVFVCPEPSCLHHDPCHALGDLVGIKKHFRRKHSNHKQWVCEKCSKGYAVQSDYKAHLKTCGTRGHSCDCGRVFSRVESFIEHQDACSMGRLRPESHTLQPACLSRTASSPSPSSETNFSTGPWSAALVMPKQKPTETTFLNPTTITAGDNSSKNTSYHNLELQLSTTSNPIDVSASPKTEEANHSTQLQLSIGSSEFGEKNESNLSNIRNSPKEGTVTSDKAGVVASRLKEQARDQLRLARAEKSYAEEARQQAKRQIELAEQEFANAKRIRQQAQSELDKAQTLKDHAVKQINSTILQITCHACKQQFQARTAVVPPPDENSLVLSYMSSAITTEGEVENENGTVKP from the exons ATGTTAGCCAATAACTCTTCCTCCTCTTCACTTCCTTCTTCTGAGCCATTTTCTTGCTTAGAAAACGGTATTAACAACAAGAGGAAACGAAGGCCAGCAGGAACTCCAG ATCCAGATGCAGAAGTGGTTTCTCTCTCACCAAAAACACTATTGGAATCGGATCGTTATGTGTGCGAGATCTGCAACCAGGGATTTCAGAGAGACCAGAACCTTCAGATGCATCGTCGAAGGCACAAGGTGCCATGGAAGTTGCTAAAGAGAGAGAATCCAGTGGTGAGAAAACGCGTTTTCGTGTGCCCAGAACCAAGCTGCTTGCACCATGATCCTTGCCACGCTCTGGGTGATCTTGTTGGGATAAAGAAGCATTTCAGAAGGAAGCACAGTAATCACAAACAATGGGTTTGTGAGAAATGTTCCAAAGGTTATGCAGTTCAATCTGATTATAAAGCCCATCTCAAAACCTGTGGCACCAGGGGCCATTCATGTGATTGTGGCCGTGTGTTTTCAAG GGTAGAGAGTTTCATTGAACACCAAGATGCTTGTAGTATGGGCCGTCTCAGGCCGGAATCACATACACTACAACCAGCATGTTTGTCTCGAACGGCTTCAAGTCCTAGCCCATCTAGCGAGACCAATTTCAGCACAGGTCCTTGGTCAGCTGCTTTAGTAAtgccaaaacaaaaaccaacagaAACCACGTTCTTGAACCCTACTACTATTACTGCAGGAGATAATTCATCCAAAAACACAAGCTACCACAACTTGGAGCTTCAGCTCTCAACCACATCAAATCCCATTGATGTCTCGGCTTCCCCAAAGACAGAAGAGGCCAATCATTCTACACAACTTCAACTCTCAATTGGGTCATCagaatttggagagaaaaatgaaTCAAACTTGAGTAATATTAGAAACTCACCCAAGGAGGGCACCGTTACTAGTGACAAAGCTGGGGTGGTTGCGTCAAGGCTCAAAGAACAAGCGCGAGATCAGTTAAGGCTAGCCAGGGCAGAAAAGTCTTATGCTGAAGAGGCTAGACAACAAGCAAAGCGGCAGATTGAATTAGCAGAGCAGGAATTTGCAAATGCAAAGAGAATCAGGCAACAAGCGCAGTCTGAATTAGACAAGGCTCAGACTCTGAAAGACCATGCAGTGAAGCAAATCAATTCCACTATTCTTCAAATAACTTGTCATGCTTGCAAACAACAATTTCAAGCAAGAACAGCGGTGGTCCCTCCTCCTGATGAGAACTCTCTAGTATTGAGTTATATGTCCTCAGCCATAACAACAGAAGGTGAAGTAGAAAACGAAAATGGAACTGTTAAGCCATAG